Genomic DNA from Salinibacter pepae:
AGTTCTTCGCAACAAATGAAAACACCCGGCTCCAGCGCACAGATCAGTCGTGGCAGTTTGGGACGTATGCCCGAAATGTGCTGGTCTTCTCCGAACGAGGACAGGGATCCAGGACAGACGGATTTGTCGTTGATGGGACCTCCGACTACGAGTATCTGAAGTTCGGATTCGGAGTGCTCGTCGTCGATGGCCTCACGGGCGAGGTGCGGGGAAGCGAGTCGTTTCCGACCTATGATCTCCCGACGCAGTGGGAGGACTATCTGAAAGAGAGGGGAGAATTTATCGGTGATCAGCAAGAGGCGATCGACGCCCTTGCCACCTTCCTCGATCAAGTGCCCGACCAAGGGGATTACATATTCGTCCGTACCCGACACCTCGCTCGACAAAGCAACGCATCGATTCCGCAAGAGGTGAAGTCCCTCTTCCAAAACTTGGGATCGTCGGCCATCGACACCCTCACGTACAACCACGTTTGGGCGTTGAAGGCCCGAAAGGGAGAATCGGGCGAAACCGTCGAACGGGTCTCTCCACCCTCGGAGGCGGATGAGGTAAATGAGATTGCAATCGAAGCAGAACCGGACTTCCCCCATGCCTCCGGAGCTACCCTCTCCCCCCGGATTGGGCCCGCCAGTGAATGGGGACTGGTTCAGTGGGACGGAGCAGTCTCGGACGCGGCGGACGCACTTGAGATCGACGTGCTCGCTGCGGACTCGACCGTCCTCCTCGACGATCTCACCGGGGGGGCGGGGGAGCAGTCCCTTGAGTCGGTTGACGCGACGGCGCACCCCTACCTGTACCTCCGCGCTACGCTGTCGGACACGACGGCCCGGACGGCCCCGCAGCTCGACCGGTGGGGGGTGTCGTACACGGGCGTTCCCGAGCTCGTGCTGGACCCGTCCGGCCTGGCCGCGCTTCCCGACACGGTTCGGCAGGGGGAGCCCGCCACGGCCGCCCTGCCCGTCGTCAACGTCGGCCCGGTGGAAAGCCGCCCCGTTCGCGTCCGCGCACTCTTGGAGGACGCCTCGAATGTCGCCACCCCCGTGCTCACCGACACGCTTTCGGCCCTCCCCCCCAATGGCGGCCGGGATACAACCGCCCTCGACGTGTCGAGCACGGAGGTTCCGGGCGACAACGTGCTCCGGGCCGAGGCGACGACCGACGGGCCGCCGGAGCGCCTCCCGAGCAACAACACCGCCGTCCGAAACCTCTACGTGCGAGCGGACGAGGAGCCTCCGTCCCTCCGCGTGCTGGCCAACGGGCGAGAGCTCCCGCCGACCTCCGACGACGTGACCAACCTCCAGGCCCCCGAGCTGCCGTTTGTCTCGACGGAGCCGACGCTCGAGGTGCTCGTGCGCGACGACAATCCCTACCTTGCCCTCGACGACACGAGCTACGTCGACGTGTACCTGAAGGGCGGGCTGCCCAGTCGCGGGCCGGGCCTGGGCAGCGACTTTCGGCGCATTTCCTTTGCCGACGACGCCCTGACGCTCGTGCCGCCGGACTCCGGCACCGCCGACCCGCTCCGGCTCCAGTTTGAGCCCAGTCTGGCCACGCGGGACTCCACGTACACCCTGAAGGTGGAGGCCGAAGACACGCGCGGCAATGCGGTGGAGCCCTATCAGGGCAGCTTCCGCGTGCAGCAGGCACAGGTGATCCGGGACGTGTACCCCTATCCCAACCCGATGAACACCCACACAACATTTGCTTTCCGGGTGGAGGGCGGGCGGAACGAGGCGCTTCGCGACTTCGCCCTGCGCATTTATACCCTGTCCGGCCGCCTCGTGCGCCAACTAGAGGCCCGTCACCTCGACAGCCCCCTGCGTGTCGGGTGGAATACGCTGCGCTGGGACGGCCGGGACGAGGACGGAGACCGGGTGGCGACCGGCGTGTATCTCTACCGGGTACGCATCGAAGGCGACGATCAAACGTTCCGGGGCGATGTCGAAAAAATCAGCGTCATCCGGTAGGGGGCGCCCTGTGCGCGCTGCCGCGAAGCACGTCACGATAGAGTTTCGTGAGGCGCTCGCCCATCTCGGCCCAGCGATACTGCGACGCGGCGGCGCGGGCGTTTTCGGCGCACCGTCGGTATCGCTCTGGATGGGCTTGCCATTCGTCGAGCACGTCGAGCACCGCCGCCGGATCCCCCGGTGGCACCACGGCGCCGCACCCGTGCCGCTCCACGAACCGCCGCCACAGCGGAATGTCTGAGCAAATCAGGGGCAGGCCGTAATGCAGGTATTCGTAGAACTTCGTGGGGATCGAGCCCGCGTGGTTGGGGTGCTGTTCGAAGAGGGCGAGGCCCATGTCGGCCCGGCGGCGATGAGGGGGCATGGCTGAGGGGGACACGTAGGTGTCCCAGCCGACGCGCTCCATCACGGTGTGGAGCCCTTCGTTCCGAATCTGGGCCTCTGCTCGGGCGCGCTGGTGCTCATAGCGACAGATGCCGACGAGGTTGATCGTCTCCGGACGTCCCTGGCGTTTCACCATGGCGGCCAGATCGGTCATCGTGTGGAGGCCGCGTCGGGCCGAGAGGGTGCCGGTGTAGAGCAGGCGCGTGGGGGACGTGCGGATCGGTGCGGCCTCCTCCGAACGCTCGTCCCCCCTCGGGCGGAAATAGTTGGCGATGTAGGTGTGAGGCACCGCGTAGCCGTTCAGGATGGACCGGTAACTCGCCTCCGCAATCAACACATGATCAAGCCACCGGAAGGCCCAGCGCTCCAGGCCGCGAAGCGTCCGGCCCAGCACGGCGCCTTTCGAGCGGTAGTTCTCGTGCATGTCGTAAACGATCTGGGCCCCGGTCGTCGTTTTCAGAAGGAACGCGAGAGGCAAAAGCTCCGGGTCGTGAACCTGGTACAGATCCGCGTTTAGCGCCTGCGCCATCCGGAAGGCAGTGGGATGGAGTGCAATCCGCCGCCAGCGGGCCGGGGGCCGGGGGAGGGCGTGAATCGAGATGCCCTGCACCTGTTCGGTGCGGCCGTGGGGAGCAATGAGATGCGTGTCGAAACCGGCGTCGCGGAGTGAGGCAAGCTGCTTGTAGAAGATGCGCGGGTCGAACGGCTGGTGCACCGTTGTGACGTGCACGATGCGGTCCGGCTGTGCAGTCATGACCGTGACGCTCTCGCTGAGTGGGCGTCGAAATACGCTGTCCCGTGCCTAGGCCTGTGGACAAGACGCGGGAGTGTGAGCCTTTCGGTGGGCGTCACTATGTTACCTGCCCTATGTTATTCGCATTCCCCCAACGCCCCGTTCTCTGTTCGTGTTCGAGTCCCTGGGACAGGTCACGGTGACATTGTTTCTCCGTTTGCAGCATGGTCATGACTCTTGAGCACACCGACGCCTTCGAGGCAGTCGTCATCTGCACGCGAAACCGCCCCGAAGAACTGGAGGAGACGCTCGATAGCATTGCGGCACATCCCCCGTCGACCAATCTCCTGCTTGCCGTAATGGACGCGAGCGACGCCGAGACGAAAGCGCAGGTCCAGTCGGTCGTCGAAAACTTCGATGTGGTTCCGAGTGTGCATTGGTCGTACACGGACCCTCCGTCGCTGGCCCGGCAGCGCAACGCCGCGCTCGACCGCCTACCCACCGCCGTCGAGGTCGTGCACTTTATCGACGACGACGTGACGGTGCACCCTGGCTACTTTGAGGCGCTATCGGCAGTGCTCCGCACAAGGCCGGACGTAGGGGGGGCGGGCGGCCTCGTCCTGGAGCCCTCCAAGGACGCCCCCTCGGCCCGCAACGAACGACTCCAGTCTTTCTTTTTCCTGAGCCACACTGAGGACGGACGCGTACTGCCGTCCGGCTGCACCACAAGTGCACAGCAGCCCACCCGACACGATACGTCCGGTCTTTGTGACACGGAATGGCTGAACGGGTGCTCCTCGTATCGCCGCTCCATTCTGGATCAGCACCGCTTCGATGAGGTGCTCACCGGATACTCGATGCTCGAAGACCTCGACTTGTCGTACCGAATTCATCGGCAGGCGCGACTCGTCGTCCAGCCCGAAGCCCGCTTGACGCATCGACGGTCCCCCAGCAATCGCTTCGGTGCCGAGCGGTACAATCACGCCCTCACTGTGCACCGCCGCTGGTTTATCGAGAAGCACTTTGGCGACGTGACGTCTCGGCTGGCATACTGGTGGAGCCTCGTGGGTCGTCTCCTCGCCACCACGGTGTCATCAGACCCGCCTCGCCCCGCGGCTCGACGCGGCCTGCTACACGGTCTACAAACGGTTCTCACACGCAATCATCCCCTGCTCTCCGACTGAGCCCCCGGGGCCTGCAAACGGTGATCCTGCTAAGCTGCTAAGCCCTGGATACACATTCTAGAGCATCGGTAGTCTTTGCAACAGTTTTTTTGCTGCTTTCGCGAGCAGTCCGCCCGTTCCGTGCTGGCGTGCCATTAAACGAATCCATGTTAAGATCCTTGTCAAGAACGGCGGCTTTGGATCGACAAACAGTGCACCTCCCCACCTGTAGTGTAGTCGCACTTCGTGAGAACGGTTAAGCTTCGAAGTCGCCTCGTGGAGATCAATGCTCTTCGCCGCTCGGTCAACGAGCGGACCGTGGAAGATTTTCACCGGTCCGTCGACAACGTTTTTCCAATGAAACTGGCAGTTGTACCGATTGGGGAGGGGGGTAAACCGGACCTCGCTATGATACAATGCCGGGCGCAGGGAGCGTTGATCAAACTTGTCGGTGGGACGACAGCGTCGCTCCCAATCTTCGAGCATGTCCATAACGCCCCCTGTAGACTGGTAAGCAATCACCCCCGAATTGAATTGAGGGAATGATCTGGGGAGCTGGCTACTTTCGGGGACGTGGCTCTGGCCTTGGTCGCGCCGAACACCGAGCTCGAATGCGTCGAGGATGTCAAAAAGCCCATCGACACTGTCGGCGAGATAGGTATCAGTGTCAAGGTAAATTGTCTGCCTGTAGGGGGTTTGCTGCAGTGCCCGAGGTTTATCGCGCTTCTGGAATGACGATTTATCGATGATCACCGTATCGAAGCAGTCAGTGTCGGGCTCACGATCGGTAACGATGGCAATCGGATACTCAGGCATAACTGTCGCCGTCTGCTGGGCCGACCGTTCCGCTTCGGTAACGAAGGGTTCCCCCTTTGCAAGATACAGAAGACCCCGATTCATGAGAGACCACCAAGATGCTTGTTTGTACGGCGAATTGAGAAAAGATCCGCGAGGAGTCTTTGTCCCCCGTCAGTCGTCTTCAGTGGAGAGCTTGGTTCGTCCTCCCGTGTCCCGAGAGCCGCTCCGGCGGATGTCCACTTTAACGCTCTCCGACCTGATCGATGGAAGTTCTGATGCAACTGGTACCGTTGGGGGGCTCTGAAGGGGAACTGAAAGATAGTTTTCGGTCTCCAAAATCACCAGACGCGCACAGTGGATCGGGTTCTTCACTCTTCCCAGTCCAGTCGCTATGTTGGAGACGATCACTCGATTCCAGATTCAACTCCTCGCTAACATGAAGTACGCCGTCATCATGGCCGGGGGCATCGGCACCCGCTTCTGGCCCGTCAGCCGCAAGGAGCACCCCAAGCAGTTCCTGGACATCTTCGGCGACGGGACGCTTATCCAAAACACCATTGCGCGGCTCCAGGGGCTCGTGCCGCCGGAGCGGTGCCTGGTGGTGACCCACGACCGGTATGTGGAGAAGACGAAAAAGCAGCTTCCGGCCGTCCCGGAGGCGAACATCCTCGCGGAGCCGATCAGCCGCAACACGGCCCCCTGCATCGCCTACGCGGCCACGACGCTCGCGAAGCGGGACCCGGACGCGACGATGGCGGTCCTCCCGGCCGACCACGTCATCGGGAACGTGGCCCGGTTCCACGACACGCTGGACGTGGCGTTCGGCGCCGCCCAGGAGCGCGACGCCCTCGTCACCATCGGCATCGACCCCACCTACCCGGCCACCGGGTACGGCTACATCCAGTACGACGGCTCCGGGGCGGACCCGCCGGCCCTGGAGACGTATCCGGTGCGCACCTTCGCCGAGAAGCCGGACCAGTCCACGGCCGAGCGGTTTATCGACGCCGGCGACTTTCTGTGGAACAGCGGCATGTTTATCTGGCGGGCGGACACGATCCTCGACCAGATTGAAACGCATCTGCCCGACGCCCACGAGGCATTCGCCCCGGTCCGTGCGGCCGACGGCGCCGCCGACTCCGAGACGCTTACCGAGGCCTTTCGGGAGAGCCCGCGCATTTCCATCGACTACGGGGTGATGGAGCAGGCCGACACGGTCCGCGTGGTGCCGGGCACGTTCGACTGGAACGACGTCGGCGACTGGCGGGCCGTCTACGACCTGAGCGAAAAGGACGAGCACGGCAACGTCATCGAGGGGGAGGTCATCATGCAGGACTCCAGCCGGTGCTACGTCCAGACCGAGGACCGGCTGGTGGTGCTCGTGGGCATCCACGACAAGGTGGTCGTCGATACCGGCGACGCGGTGCTGGTCTGCAACCGCGAGAGTGCCCAGCAGGTGAAGCAGGTGGTGGAGTACCTCCACGCCCACCAGTTTGAGGAGTACGTGTGACCCGGGCGGCGGCCGGGCCTACACGTACCGGCGCAGGTACGCCATGACGGCGTCGGGGCCGTCGAGCCGGGCGTTGGCCCGCGTGTCGCCGGGGCCGACCTTAATGGTGACGGCGTCCCGGTCCATCCCCTGGAGCGCCGCGAAGGCGTCTTCGTCCGTTACGTCATCTCCGATGTAGACGGGCACACGATCGGGGTGCTGTGCCGCGATGCGGCGCACGGCGGTGCCCTTCGTCAACCCGTCCGGCCGGAGCTCCACCACTTTCTTGCCCCAAATGGCGTCCAACACGTCCGGCAGGTCGGCGAGCCAGCCCTTGAGCTGTTCCCGTGCGCCGGACTCGTCCGTGGCCTCGCGGTAGTGCACCGCGAAGGAGCGCGCCTTGTCCTCCACCCGGAGCCCGTCAACCGACGGCACGGCTTCGCGGAGTTCCATGAGGGCCGCGGCGGCGGCGTCCGACATGCGGCTGTGGGCGTCGCGGCCCACGACGCCCTCCTGCGCCCCGTGCAGCCCGATCGCCGAGTACGGGCGGTCGAGAAACGAGGAGAGGGCCTGCAGGTCGCGCCCCGTGACGATCCAGAGGGGGAACTGCGCGTCGAGGTCGCGGAGCAGGCCCGGGGCCTCGGGGTGGGGCACCGCCGCGGCCGGGTCGTCCACGATGGGGGCAAGGGTGCCGTCGTAGTCCAGAAAGAAGAGCGGGAAATCGACGACGGGCGGCATGGGAGTCCGTTCGTATTTCGTATTGCGTATTTCGTGTTTTCCACAAACTGCCCTGTGCATTGCGCAATACGCGCTACGCAATACGCGTATTCACGCCTCACTCCTGAATCGAGTCCAGGAAGTTGCCCGCCCAGTTGTGCACGTCGAGGGTCTCGATGGTGTCCTTGAGCCCGGCGAGTCGCTCTTCGCGCTCGCCCGTCGGCATCTCGAGGGCGGTGCGGATGGCGCCGGCCACGCCGCCGTGGTCGTAGGGGTTGACCTGCACGGCCTCCGGCAGCAGGTAGGCGGCCCCGGTCAGCTCCGAGAGGATGAGCACGCCGTCCTGCGAGGCGGTGACGAACTCTTGAGTGACCACGTTCATGCCGTCCCGGAGGGGCGTGATGAGCGCCGCGTCGGCCGCCCGGTAGAAGGCACACAGCTCGTACTGCGTGTACGTCCGGTAGCGGTAGTTGACGGGCACCCAGCTGTCCTGGGCAAAGCGGCCGTTGATGCGGCCCACCACCTCGTCCACCTCACGTCGGATCTGCTGGTACGACTCCAGCTCCGTGCGGCTCGGGGTGGCGATCTGAAAGAAGCTCACGTTGCCGTGGTACTCGGGGTTCTCCTCTAGGAACTTCTCGAAGGCCAGCATGCGCGACCGAATGCCTTTCGTGTAGTCGAGCCGGTCGATGCCGATGACGATGTGGTCGGAGCCGAGGCGCTCGCGGAATTTCTGGGCGTCCTGCTCGATGGAGTCGTCCCGGGACATCTCCTTGAAGCGGTCCACGTCGATGCCGATGGGGTGGGCCTCCACCCGGGTCTCGTGCCCGTTGTGCCGGACGCGGTGGCCGTCGACCTCGGCGCCGAGCAGCACCGCGGCGCTCTCGATGAAGTTGTCGACGTACTCCTGCACGTGAAAGCCGATCAGGTCGCAGCCGAGCATGCCGCGCAGCAGCTCGCGCGACCACGGCAGGATGCGGAAGATCTCCATGGCGGGCCACGGAATGTGCCAGAAGTGGCCGATCGTGGCGTCCGGGCGCTCCTGCCGGATGAGGGTGGGCGACAGCATCTGGTGATAATCCTGGATCCAGATGACGTCCTCGTCGCCCGTCTCGGTTTCCGCGAGGACGGCCTCGGCGAAGCGCTCATTTACCTGGCGGTACGTCTCGATGAACTGGTCGTCCAGGTTGAGGTGCTGGATCAGGTAGTGCGACAGCGGCCACAGGATCTGGTTGGCCATGCCGTAGTAGTACCCCTCAAGTTCCTGCGAGCTCAGGGGCACGCGCCGCACGAGAAAGTCGGGATCGTCGGCCGGGTACTCCTGGCGCTCGGGCAGGTCCGGGTCTTCGCCCATGCCTACCCACATCCCCCCTTCCTCTTCGAGCACGGGAAGGAGGGCAGTGGTGAGGCCGCCCACCGACGTTTCCCAGCCGTCGTCGGTCTGTCGAATGGGGACACGGTTCGCGACTACAGTCAGGCTCAAGGCGATGGGGGCTGCGTGGTCAGAGAAGCAGTGATCAGGCCCCGGACCCGCCCGCCCGAAGCGACGGTCGGGGCGCGCGTGGGCGTCACGCACGGCGACAGGGCGCTACCAGCATACCGGTGCGGACGAACGAAGGCAAGGCCCGTGGCGGGTGCTTTTCCGCCGCGGTCGACGTCCCCTGGCGGATCCTCCGTCCCGTCGTCTCCTCATTGGAGCCCCTCCGCACGCCCGGCATCGTCGGCCGCGGCCTCCTGCTCGTGCGCCCATTCGTAGAGCGCGCGGTGCTTGATGGCGTCGCCGAAGAGGCACAGGCCGGCGTTGAGCGCCACGAGGCTGGCCGTGCCGGCGGCCACCCATTTCCAGGTTGGCGCGCCGCGGCCCTTGAGGAGGGTTGACTGCCCAACGCCGCTGGCGCCGAGGCCGGTGGCCAGGAGGCCGAGCGGGGCAAGAACCGTCCAGGTCCGGTAGTGTCGCTCGGCGGACGTGTCCGTGTCTGGGGCGTCCGTGTCTGGGCCGTCGCGTGTCATGGAAGAAAGGGGGAATGAATTAGAAATGGGGAGCGCCGGAAGGCCGGAAGAGGGTCACTCGCCGGCGGACATGGCCTCGACGACGTCCATGCCGGTGTCCGGGTAGTCGGTAATGAGGCCGTCGACCCCGAGGCGAATCAGGCGGCGCATCGTATCGCGCTCGTTGACGGTCCAGGGGACCACCCGGAGCCCGCGGTCGTGGGCGGCCCGCAGCAGCCCCGCGTCGACCGCAGTGTGGGCGGGGCTGTACACGGCCGGCACGAAGCCGAGGGCGTCGAGTTGGTCCGGGAGGGCGTCCGCCGTGCCGTCCGTTGCCAGAAGGGCAAGCTCCACGGCCGGGTCCGCGTCCCCACGCAGGCGCCGGGCCGCTCGGAGGGCCCGTTCGTCGAACGACTGGATCGTCGTCCGGGCCGCGACGCCACGCCCACGCACCACCTCGAGGACACGCTGCGCGAAGGCCTCCGGCTCGGGATGAAACGTTCCGTCCCACGCGGGCCGCGACTTGATCTCGATGTTGTAGAACGCGGGGGGGCGGTCGTGCTCCACCACGTAGGTCTCCGCCATTTGAATCACGTCGCGGAGGCGGGGCTTGACGGCCGGCTGGGGGGCCTGCCGGGGAAAGTCAGGGTGTCGTCGCCGCCCGCAGTCGTACCGTGTGATGTCGACGTACGGCATTTGGTAGAGGTTGTGCCCGCGTGCGTCGCCTTCAGGCACCGGGGCCCCGGACGGGAGCGTGCAGATGTCGGGGTGCATCCACGGCTCGTGCGACACGACGACCGCCCCGTCGGCACTGATCACAACGTCCATCTCCAGCGTCGTCGCGCCGACTGCCAGGGCCCGACGGAACGCCGGAATCGTGTTTTCGGGGGCGAGGCCGCGGGCGCCCCGGTGGCCCTGCAGGTCGAAGGCCTCTGGCGGGGCCACCGAGTCGGGGGGAGGGGCGGCGCCTGCGGGGGCGGGCATCCCGATCCCGACTGTGGCGAGGAGGGAGAGCAGTAGGGCCGGCGTCATCGTGGGGGGAGGCTATTTCGCGTGTTGTTGGGCTTGTTGGGCGGTTTCGTCGGAGGACAGGTGTTCGGTGAGGTGATTGGTGATCATGGTGAACAGGTGCAGTCGCGTCCGTCCCCCCGCAATGCCGTGCTCGTGGGTCGGGTACATCATAAACCGGAACTGCTTGTTGGCCGACTGCAGCTGGTTCACCATCTGGACGCTGTTTTGGAAGTGCACGTTGTCGTCGTCGTCGCCGTGCACGATCAGTAGGTTCTGGTCCTCGCGCAGGCGGTCGGCGTAGGCCTGTGGGGCGCCGTTCTTGTAGCCGTCTGCGTTCTGGTCGGGCGTCGACATGTAGCGCTCGGTGTAGATGGTGTCGTAGAGCCGCCAGTCGGTGACGGGGGCCACCGAGACGCCCGTATCGAACGTGGAGGGGCCCTCCTCGGTCAGCATGGACATGAGGGTCATGTACCCGCCGTAGCTCCAGCCCCAGATGCCGATGTTGGCGTCGTCGACCCACGCGGAGTCGGCCAGGGCCTGTGCCGCGCGGATCTGGTCGGCCGCCTCCGGCTGGCCGAGGCGCTGGTACGGCACGTCCTGGAACGCCTTTCCACGCCCGCCGGTGCCCCGGTTGTCGACGCTGACGACGACCATGTCGTGCGCTCGGGCCAGGTACTGGTGCCACAGCTGCCGGCTGCTGCCCCACTGGTTGGTGACCGTCTGCACGCCGGGCCCGCCGTACACGTACATCAGCACCGGGTACGTCCGGGCGGGGTCGAAGTCGTTGGGCTTGATGATGGACGCGTTGAGGGCGGTGCCGTCGGCCCCCGGGAGGCGCGTGAACTGCTTCGGGGGAAGATTGAGGCTGTCAAGGCGCTCCGCGAGCGTGTCGTTGGCCTGGAGCGTCGTGAGGCGGTCGCCGGACGCCTCGTGGAGGGCCCAGGAGGGCGGGGTGCCCGCCGCCGAGTGCCGGTCAATGTAGTAGTCGCGGTCCGTCGACAGGTTGATGGCGTGCCACCCCGGTCGCGACGTCACCTTGCGGGCGGGCGGGGCCGCCTCGTGCGGGTCGAACGACACGTCGGTCGCGTAGAGGTGCCGCTCCAGTGACGTGTCGCGGGTGCCGCTGACGTAGGCCGTCGAGGCCTCCGTGTCCACGCCATGGAACTGCGTCACCTCCCACGCGCCCCCGGTGATTGGGCCCAGCTCCGTGCCGTCGGTGCGGTACAGGTAGGCGTGGTTGTACCCGCTCCGTTCCGACAGGAAGACGAAGTGCTCGCCGCCGTCGAGGTAGGTGAGCTTGTCGTCCGTGACGTCGATGTACGTATCCTGCGTGTCCTGGAGGACCGGTTCCGTGCGTCCGGTCTCGGGGTGGCCGTACAGGAGATCGAGGACGTTCTGGTTCCGGTTGAGGCGGTATATCCAGACCCGGTGTGTGCCGTCGATCTCGGGGGTCCAGCCCATGCGGGCCAGGTACTCGTGCGTCCGCCCCCCGGCGTTCCACGTATTGGTGTCGAAATACCGGATCGCCTGCGGCTGGCCCCGGGCGGTGGTGTCGACTGCCGCGAGGTCGACCACCCCGATCTTGATCTCGCTGTTCTGTTCGCCCGCCTTCGGATAGCGAAACGTCGTGAGGTCCGGGTAGCGCGCGGTGCTGTTCATCAGCGGAAACGAGCGGGTCCCGGACTCGTCGAGCTTGAAGAACGCGATGCGCCGGCCGTCTGGGCCCCACTGCCAGCCGTCACGCACGCCAAACTCCTCCTCGTAGACCCAGTCGAACGTGCCGTTGATGATGGTGCCCTCGTCGCCGTCCGTCGTGAGGGCCGTCTCCGTCCCCGTCGTCAGGTTCACGACGTGCAGGTTTCGGTTCCGGACGAAGGCCACCTTCGTGGCCGACGGATTGAACTTCGCGAACATCTGGTAGCCCGCATCGCGGTCGGAGACCGGCGTGAGCGTCTGGGTTTCCAGGTCGTAGACGTAGTAGTAGCCCTTCGTGTTGGCGCGCCACACCTCCTTCGAGTCCGTGTAGATCAGCACCTTGTCGCCCGCCGGGCCAAAGGTATAGTCCTCAATCGGCACGACCCGGTCCACATCGCCCGCGTACAGGGTCGTCCCGTCAATCACCCGCGTCTGCTCGTCCGTCCGCAGGTTGTAGCGCATGAGGTGCGTCGCGTCGGCGGAGTCGGCGGCCTCAATGTACGTGATGACCGGGCCCTGGTCCGCCCATTTCCCGCCCTGAAAGGTGCTGGCGCGGAGCGTAGCCGAGGCGTGGATGCTTTCGAGGGTAAACTCGGGGCCGTCCTGCCCCTGCACAGGACCTGTGGGGGCGGAGAGCACCAGAAGAGCGACGAGCGAAAGGGCGATGCGGCGCATCATCAAGGAAGGGCAACGGGTGAGGGAGAAATGACCGGCACGACTGCCGAGAACATATTCGTCTCGTGGGGCATTTGCAACGCCGGTTGACTCAACTGGTCGGCGCCCTGTGGGTTGCGAGGCCGGCGGCCGCGGCGAACACGTCCGTCGGGCCATCGGGGCTGGGAGCGTTGGGAACCATCGTCCGGGTGGACCCCTATCATGCGTCTGCTCGCTCATTTTCGCGCGCAGCCCCGCCCTTTTGCCATCGATCGGTCGTCCCACACAGTCGGAGCCGCGCCGGTGACCGCCACCGTAGACCTGGCGGCCATTCGGCACAACGCGGGCGTGTTGCAGGAGCGAGCCGGTGGGGCCGACGTGATGGCCATCATTAAGGCCGACGCGTACGGACACGGCGTGCGCCCGGTGGCCCGGGCGGCCCACGAGGCGGGGATTCGTCACTACGGCGTGGCCCGGCTGCCGGAGGGCGTGCACCTGCGGGAGGCCGGGCACAGGGGACGCATTCTTGTTCTGGGGGCCCCGGCCCCCACGCAGCTGCCGCGGTACGCCGAATACGACCTCGACCTGACCGTCCCTTCGGCCGATATTGCGGCCGCGGTCGTGCGGCACGCGTCGCCGGAGGCCCCGCTCCGGGTCCACGTGACGGTCGATACGGGCATGGGGCGCCTCGGGCTGGCCCCCGACGACGTGCCGGCGGTGATGAGGCGCCTGGCCGACGCCCCGGGCGTCCGCCTTGCCGGGCTGTGGACCCACTTCGCGACGGCCGACGCCCCCGGCAGTTCGTTTGCACAGACCCAACTCGATCGCTTTCGGGCGGTCGTCGACGCGGTCGACGTGGACGTCGAGCACGTGCATGCGGCCAACACCGGGGGGCTCCTCACCATCGGGGCGCCCACCCACGACTTCGACGCGTCCCTTGTCCGGAGCGGCATTGCGCTGTACGGCCTGGCGGCGACCCCGGAGCTGAGCGCCCGCCTCGACCTGCGTCCGGCG
This window encodes:
- a CDS encoding S9 family peptidase, with translation MMRRIALSLVALLVLSAPTGPVQGQDGPEFTLESIHASATLRASTFQGGKWADQGPVITYIEAADSADATHLMRYNLRTDEQTRVIDGTTLYAGDVDRVVPIEDYTFGPAGDKVLIYTDSKEVWRANTKGYYYVYDLETQTLTPVSDRDAGYQMFAKFNPSATKVAFVRNRNLHVVNLTTGTETALTTDGDEGTIINGTFDWVYEEEFGVRDGWQWGPDGRRIAFFKLDESGTRSFPLMNSTARYPDLTTFRYPKAGEQNSEIKIGVVDLAAVDTTARGQPQAIRYFDTNTWNAGGRTHEYLARMGWTPEIDGTHRVWIYRLNRNQNVLDLLYGHPETGRTEPVLQDTQDTYIDVTDDKLTYLDGGEHFVFLSERSGYNHAYLYRTDGTELGPITGGAWEVTQFHGVDTEASTAYVSGTRDTSLERHLYATDVSFDPHEAAPPARKVTSRPGWHAINLSTDRDYYIDRHSAAGTPPSWALHEASGDRLTTLQANDTLAERLDSLNLPPKQFTRLPGADGTALNASIIKPNDFDPARTYPVLMYVYGGPGVQTVTNQWGSSRQLWHQYLARAHDMVVVSVDNRGTGGRGKAFQDVPYQRLGQPEAADQIRAAQALADSAWVDDANIGIWGWSYGGYMTLMSMLTEEGPSTFDTGVSVAPVTDWRLYDTIYTERYMSTPDQNADGYKNGAPQAYADRLREDQNLLIVHGDDDDNVHFQNSVQMVNQLQSANKQFRFMMYPTHEHGIAGGRTRLHLFTMITNHLTEHLSSDETAQQAQQHAK
- the alr gene encoding alanine racemase is translated as MTATVDLAAIRHNAGVLQERAGGADVMAIIKADAYGHGVRPVARAAHEAGIRHYGVARLPEGVHLREAGHRGRILVLGAPAPTQLPRYAEYDLDLTVPSADIAAAVVRHASPEAPLRVHVTVDTGMGRLGLAPDDVPAVMRRLADAPGVRLAGLWTHFATADAPGSSFAQTQLDRFRAVVDAVDVDVEHVHAANTGGLLTIGAPTHDFDASLVRSGIALYGLAATPELSARLDLRPAMRLAARVTHLKTVPAGTPISYGAQWEAPRRTRIATLGIGYGDGYPRRCSGRASVRIGGASCPIVGTICMDMCMVDLGPPDEAPATRVDRGDEAVLFGPAGPTAYDVAQWSDTIPYEILCGVSPRVPRRHVNCIDENGTDDMRAPSRLTRPTASGG